The window TAACATGTCCACTTTTCACAAACTTTCTTAAGATTTTCAAAGATCTGTTGCAGCacactttattaaattttctctGTTGTTTTAGAATAACTGTTAAAGCTTTATTAATAGTTAGAAACAAACACCCTGAATTGATAGCTTTTATTTTGGTAATATACCTCTTGGGGATGTTTTcaacaaattacaaacattatttgaatttgtttatacAACGATATTTAAATTCTTATTAGAGATTATGatacaaataggattttatcagtaggttgttgtttttcattactttgtgtcTACAAGAACATTTCTGAACTTGGTCTCATTATTATTCCAAAAAGAACACATGATAAAAATTTAAGATTGAACATAGTTTTCCTACTAACAATAACATAATGataattcttttaggcaggattagagtacaTTAATCTACGAAACGTTTTTTCTCCCTTTTTGTTAGCTATATATTTGTGTGTCAGCAATACTAAGCATTAGACTCATCTATAGTTGATTTGACTAATcattcatcaggatctctaccagactatcctcaaactgaaattattttaggcaacatgagagtaaattaatctatatgATCTTAGATgtagtcaaatacatcaatcaactcagaactaataaaaaggaaaaaggactcttagattaatttactataatccTACCTAAACAATTTTAAGTGCAGTGGCTACTGAAGATTCTCTCTTGtttagttttcattaaaaatatacatttaagataataaaaaataaaatccaatagaaaataaatgttttgttatgtcttaaatatactattttataattataaattatttatatcttaaaacataagtaattacATTGGTTTATAATAGTCATTTCAAGAACATGGtgaaatacaataattttctaaataaatagcAGAAAAAGTAACCTTTATGATAAGCACCCTCTACACTAAGAGTTGTCAAAATTTTACAGAAACAGTTGGAACATGCTTAAGGTGTCATACAACTTCTGAAAGCTCTTAAAGCTGAAATATCTTATAtctaacacaaaacaaaatctataacaAGGTTGTTTTCCTGCCAATTTCAGACAAAACGTTAAAACAAAGCTATCACCTTTTTAATCTCTTTAattgttaatgtttaaaaactaatatCACACTTACTTATCCTTACACAAAATAAGATAATCAGTTATTTAAGCCACAATTCTATTTATTGttgatgtttgttattaagcacaaagctatacaaaaggctagctgcccactacaggtatcaaaacctggtttctagcattataagtatgcagacataccactgtgccagtgGGGGTCATTATAGCTATTGTATCCAAAggaaaaaatttatatatttatacacattaaCTTTCACATTCTTATAATATTGGGTACACATTACTTTAGAAATGCTCATATTATGAGATTAGATCActttacttcaaaaatattgaCCAATGTAGGTGTGGAGTGTGTCAGTTTCTATCCAATCttactttcttttgtttaattcatcaaaataattatttaaacaaattttgaagaTTAAATTTACACATCTACCATATTTCAAAAGATAATCAAATATATCTCtgtaaaataaagttgataatTGTAAAGTTGTGTCAGGGACTTTGGGAATATATTCAAGACATCAAGGGATCAAGAAAGCAGATCTAAGACTGCAACCTAATATGTTTTCATccattataaatgtaatatattagaTACAATGTTTACTAAAGGAAAAGGACTGCACTGAATTCCAATTTTGGCAATATCTTTGCATTTAAGAAATCCAAGTTTGACAAACCAATGTTCAACTTTATTAGTagttctataatattttattaaactggaTAATAGTATATTCAGTAGTGACAAATGTGCAATACAATGCATTCATTCTAAGCAATAATTTCTCCCAAATAACTACATTTAGGCactatgtaatttttgtttttatttccataaGGAACCAGGAACAAGATGAAGAAACTGATAATGGTGATGTACATACTACAGCTCTTCACTACACAATGCACCATGAATGAAATTACCCTGGAATTGATACCAATCCATAAAATTCAGGATCATAACGATACCATCTCACCAACTGTCATCTCTTCAAAACATGCTGCAGAGAATGATAATTTCCAGCAAAAGTTCCTAACCACAAAACTAATACCAGggaataaaagaaacttatataCAAGACAATTTGCCATGCTTACTCCTCTTAAAAAAAGATTTCAGAGAGATACAGAGAACAAAGAAAGAATCAAGTTGATGTCCATTGACCTCTCTGCCTTGAGGCCTATGAAAAGTCAAGATGAATTTCCTGATGAAAGCTGGATATCGAAACCAAAATCTTTGGAAGTTGATGTATCAATTCTGGGACAAAACATTCAGAATGAACAAACATCCATAGGATCCACTGCAAACTTTCCAAGTCCATTATCCTTTCTGACTCTAGAGAAAACAGTAAAACCTCCTGAAACAATGTGGCAACCTACTGAAAAAGATGAGTTCATAAACAGAATTGTTCCTCATACAATATCCAATGAAATACTAAATGATACTAGAAAGGATACTGTAAGGTTTCCCTTTCTTCAATTTCTTTTAGCCCCTTTAGGTATCTACCCACTGTTGAAATTACCTTCTCACTTTATTATTAACCATCTGAGAAACCCAGTAATGAAAGATAACATTTTAAAGCAATTTAACCAACTACTTATCAACAGCAAACCAGATGCATTATCTGATTTCATTCAAAATGAATTAattgaagaaaagaagaaaagtaaACTGCAAACAGACTTGCAAAATTTATTAGAAGAAAGGTTTTTATCAAATACACCAAATGACAAACACAAAGATTTTGTTACAAAAAAGGACCCACTTGTTAAAGAGTGGAGCACAGATGGAGATCTTTCTGAAGTGTTGAAGACTGATTATGAAGGAAAAAGAAGAAATTTGAAAAGTCACAAACAAATGAAGAAACATAAGAATTATGACAAAGGCTACagtaatttctttatgtttaataaatggaAATCAATCAAACAGAAtaacatcaaacaaaaaaaaaaaagtttcagagAAGGGTCAGAAAAgattttacattttcaatacCAACCACTATTTATCACTAGAATGGCAAAAAATAACATCcctattaaaaaaaatgtgtttctgtCACAAGGTTGGGGGCCAGGAGGTGGTCATCTCAAAGCTAATTCATCAAAAAATCATAGAAAAATGGAATCACAAATTAATATTATGTCTCCTGTAGAAGAACATATTCAGCTAGAATCCCAGCATTTCCCACAAAGAAATTTTGGAAAACACTGGCGAGCTGGTCACCTTCTAGGGCCCTACTGGTAAAATTCCTTACTAACCCAGTTTAGATGTACTGGaaaaggtattatatatcaagagAATTTGTTTGTCTTGCAGTCTGTTCTCTCTGACCATGATGATTATTTTCTGTGAAAAAAGCTTTCatgtgttattaatttattaaagcaACATTGTTAAACAGATTTATGTTGGTAGTATTATATCCAACAAATCAAATGTAACttgaagtacaacaataaaattatcattgtgAAAGCAGACTTTATGAGCAGTTCGGTGTTATTTTACAAGAAGTTGCTTCATGTAGCAAAAATACATGCttacaacaattttaaattaactacAGTGTAAAGAAAACTATCAAAAGAAGATtgcaaatttgaatttttttttcaaaagtcagttgatatattttatttttcttaatacttAAGTAtgtaaacaaattagttttaaatcTGGTGCATAGCATACACTAACTTTttctgaaaaatatgtttatcttgatCTTGAGAGTTTTGTTGCTATGTCACTTAAAAGATACAAATGAAATTATCAGAACGTCcacttaaatattaataaaaattaaatggcaGTTAGAAAACCATGAAGGTAAACACTGATGTCATATGCTGCTATTGATAATCAtaagttaatgttataaaactattCATATTATAAGTcttgcaaatataaaaaaaatgctgTAAATGAAGAATATGGTAATCATGACAtatgattttaaatgttaaagaaCATGTAATTCGTCTTATCAACACTACATATGCAAGTGTTTCAAGGCCACAGAAAAGTCTTGAAATTAATTTAGTATAAGCAGCAAATTAAATGTCAGGCAAATACATTTAAAcatgataaacatttttaatttaaacaaagctATCCGAGAATGTCTTAACTGTTAACTGCATGTATCATCATTTGACCACTTAACACTTCTCAAAAAGGACATTACACTGAAGGCT of the Tachypleus tridentatus isolate NWPU-2018 chromosome 13, ASM421037v1, whole genome shotgun sequence genome contains:
- the LOC143240810 gene encoding uncharacterized protein LOC143240810, whose amino-acid sequence is MKKLIMVMYILQLFTTQCTMNEITLELIPIHKIQDHNDTISPTVISSKHAAENDNFQQKFLTTKLIPGNKRNLYTRQFAMLTPLKKRFQRDTENKERIKLMSIDLSALRPMKSQDEFPDESWISKPKSLEVDVSILGQNIQNEQTSIGSTANFPSPLSFLTLEKTVKPPETMWQPTEKDEFINRIVPHTISNEILNDTRKDTVRFPFLQFLLAPLGIYPLLKLPSHFIINHLRNPVMKDNILKQFNQLLINSKPDALSDFIQNELIEEKKKSKLQTDLQNLLEERFLSNTPNDKHKDFVTKKDPLVKEWSTDGDLSEVLKTDYEGKRRNLKSHKQMKKHKNYDKGYSNFFMFNKWKSIKQNNIKQKKKSFREGSEKILHFQYQPLFITRMAKNNIPIKKNVFLSQGWGPGGGHLKANSSKNHRKMESQINIMSPVEEHIQLESQHFPQRNFGKHWRAGHLLGPYW